A stretch of the Panicum virgatum strain AP13 chromosome 9N, P.virgatum_v5, whole genome shotgun sequence genome encodes the following:
- the LOC120690699 gene encoding ACT domain-containing protein ACR4-like isoform X1, with amino-acid sequence MSSMDDEGYGPTWDSDDEYDNFIRKMNPPRIVIDNESSAEATIVRVDSANEYGILLEVIQVMIDLNLVIGKAYITSDGGWFMDVFNVTDKEGKKIKDEETLVQIEDYIIKSLGADSRYIPSRRRSVGVAAAADHNVIELMGTDRPGLLSEVSAVLASLKCNVVSAEIWTHKTRAAAVMRVTDEDTGLAVTDAERLERIRERLSYLLRGGDLSRGAAMAVSSGTATTHTERRLHQMMLDDGDYEQLQRQAPEQSQRPNVTVRNWNDKDYSVVTIRCKDRSKLLFDTVCTLTDLQYVVFHANIDAKDNQAYQEFYVRHVNGSPMNTETERLRVIQCLEAAIERRVSEGVKLELCTTDKVGLLSEVTRIFRENSLTVTRAEVTTRGRMAVNAFYVRGSAGEAVDQKTIDSIRQAIGQNLQVKGQPEPPEPQKNESPTWFLFANLFRPRSLYSFGLFMR; translated from the exons ATGTCCTCCATGG ATG ATGAGGGCTACGGCCCTACTTGGGACAGCGACGACGAATACGACAACTTCATACGCAAGATGAACCCGCCGAG GATTGTGATAGATAACGAGTCCTCAGCAGAGGCCACAATTGTCAGG GTGGATAGCGCAAATGAATATGGGATATTGCTAGAAGTGATCCAAGTTATGATTGATCTCAACCTTGTCATAGGCAAGGCATATATTACCTCTGATGGTGGATGGTTCATGGATG TCTTCAATGTGACCGATAAGGAAGGGAAGAAGATCAAAGATGAGGAAACCCTGGTGCAGATTGAAGACTACATCATAAAG TCCTTGGGCGCCGATTCAAGATACATACCTTCAAGACGGAGATCAGTAGGCGTTGCTGCCGCAGCTGACCACAATGTCATTGAGTTGATGGGGACGGACCGGCCAGGCCTTCTCTCAGAAGTCAGCGCGGTGCTTGCCAGCCTCAAGTGCAATGTGGTCAGCGCCGAGATCTGGACTCACAAGACCAGAGCTGCAGCCGTGATGCGGGTCACTGACGAGGACACCGGGCTGGCTGTCACAGATGCCGAGAGGCTGGAGAGGATCAGGGAGAGGCTTTCATACCTGCTCCGGGGAGGCGACCTCTCCAGGGGAGCCGCCATGGCGGTGTCATCCGGGACTGCCACCACGCACACCGAGAGGAGGCTGCACCAGATGATGCTTGACGACGGCGACTATGAGCAGCTCCAGCGGCAGGCTCCAGAGCAGTCTCAGAGGCCTAATGTCACCGTGAGGAACTGGAACGACAAGGACTACTCGGTGGTGACCATCCGGTGTAAGGACAGGTCCAAGCTTCTGTTTGACACGGTTTGCACTCTGACAGACCTGCAATATGTTGTTTTCCATGCAAACATTGATGCCAAGGATAATCAAGCTTACCAG GAATTCTATGTAAGGCATGTGAATGGATCACCGATGAACACTGAAACTGAGAGATTGCGAGTCATCCAGTGCCTTGAAGCAGCTATTGAACGGAGGGTATCCGAG GGTGTCAAGCTTGAGCTGTGTACTACTGACAAGGTCGGCCTGCTATCTGAGGTCACCCGCATCTTCCGTGAGAACAGCCTGACTGTTACTAGAGCAGAGGTGACCACAAGAGGCAGGATGGCTGTCAACGCGTTCTACGTCCGCGGTTCTGCAGGCGAGGCGGTCGATCAGAAGACAATAGACTCCATCAGGCAAGCCATCGGGCAGAACCTCCAGGTGAAAGGCCAGCCTGAGCCACCGGAGCCACAGAAGAACGAGTCCCCCACATGGTTCCTCTTCGCCAACTTGTTCCGGCCGAGGTCTCTCTACAGCTTTGGTTTGTTCATGCGCTGA
- the LOC120690699 gene encoding ACT domain-containing protein ACR4-like isoform X2, giving the protein MSSMDEGYGPTWDSDDEYDNFIRKMNPPRIVIDNESSAEATIVRVDSANEYGILLEVIQVMIDLNLVIGKAYITSDGGWFMDVFNVTDKEGKKIKDEETLVQIEDYIIKSLGADSRYIPSRRRSVGVAAAADHNVIELMGTDRPGLLSEVSAVLASLKCNVVSAEIWTHKTRAAAVMRVTDEDTGLAVTDAERLERIRERLSYLLRGGDLSRGAAMAVSSGTATTHTERRLHQMMLDDGDYEQLQRQAPEQSQRPNVTVRNWNDKDYSVVTIRCKDRSKLLFDTVCTLTDLQYVVFHANIDAKDNQAYQEFYVRHVNGSPMNTETERLRVIQCLEAAIERRVSEGVKLELCTTDKVGLLSEVTRIFRENSLTVTRAEVTTRGRMAVNAFYVRGSAGEAVDQKTIDSIRQAIGQNLQVKGQPEPPEPQKNESPTWFLFANLFRPRSLYSFGLFMR; this is encoded by the exons ATGTCCTCCATGG ATGAGGGCTACGGCCCTACTTGGGACAGCGACGACGAATACGACAACTTCATACGCAAGATGAACCCGCCGAG GATTGTGATAGATAACGAGTCCTCAGCAGAGGCCACAATTGTCAGG GTGGATAGCGCAAATGAATATGGGATATTGCTAGAAGTGATCCAAGTTATGATTGATCTCAACCTTGTCATAGGCAAGGCATATATTACCTCTGATGGTGGATGGTTCATGGATG TCTTCAATGTGACCGATAAGGAAGGGAAGAAGATCAAAGATGAGGAAACCCTGGTGCAGATTGAAGACTACATCATAAAG TCCTTGGGCGCCGATTCAAGATACATACCTTCAAGACGGAGATCAGTAGGCGTTGCTGCCGCAGCTGACCACAATGTCATTGAGTTGATGGGGACGGACCGGCCAGGCCTTCTCTCAGAAGTCAGCGCGGTGCTTGCCAGCCTCAAGTGCAATGTGGTCAGCGCCGAGATCTGGACTCACAAGACCAGAGCTGCAGCCGTGATGCGGGTCACTGACGAGGACACCGGGCTGGCTGTCACAGATGCCGAGAGGCTGGAGAGGATCAGGGAGAGGCTTTCATACCTGCTCCGGGGAGGCGACCTCTCCAGGGGAGCCGCCATGGCGGTGTCATCCGGGACTGCCACCACGCACACCGAGAGGAGGCTGCACCAGATGATGCTTGACGACGGCGACTATGAGCAGCTCCAGCGGCAGGCTCCAGAGCAGTCTCAGAGGCCTAATGTCACCGTGAGGAACTGGAACGACAAGGACTACTCGGTGGTGACCATCCGGTGTAAGGACAGGTCCAAGCTTCTGTTTGACACGGTTTGCACTCTGACAGACCTGCAATATGTTGTTTTCCATGCAAACATTGATGCCAAGGATAATCAAGCTTACCAG GAATTCTATGTAAGGCATGTGAATGGATCACCGATGAACACTGAAACTGAGAGATTGCGAGTCATCCAGTGCCTTGAAGCAGCTATTGAACGGAGGGTATCCGAG GGTGTCAAGCTTGAGCTGTGTACTACTGACAAGGTCGGCCTGCTATCTGAGGTCACCCGCATCTTCCGTGAGAACAGCCTGACTGTTACTAGAGCAGAGGTGACCACAAGAGGCAGGATGGCTGTCAACGCGTTCTACGTCCGCGGTTCTGCAGGCGAGGCGGTCGATCAGAAGACAATAGACTCCATCAGGCAAGCCATCGGGCAGAACCTCCAGGTGAAAGGCCAGCCTGAGCCACCGGAGCCACAGAAGAACGAGTCCCCCACATGGTTCCTCTTCGCCAACTTGTTCCGGCCGAGGTCTCTCTACAGCTTTGGTTTGTTCATGCGCTGA
- the LOC120688476 gene encoding nucleolar protein 14-like, whose protein sequence is MAKTKPMAAAAGEKKKSKGKKKGKNGPAKVAMKARAAAAEERSNPFEAIWSRRKFDVLGKKRKGEERRVSRARSEAIRKRENTLLKEFEESAKSSVFHDRRIGERDDTLPEFDKAILRQQRERLAKLKRESKYNLPDEDEDEINVHNLLSEKDDFDEEVPFDDASDEEDKMVLSKKRLSLQGGDRPSETDLPQETHGHKSKKEVMMEIISKSKFYKAQKAKEREEDEHLVDKLDSDFASLAQTQALLSLTESTKVKANKSDSSAGLTGKEIFTKAKSDTYEKMVKEMVMDQRARPSDRTKTPEEIAQEEKERLEKLEEERQKRMLGTADSSDEDDDNEDDNHMKLDNSKPISGDDLGDSFTDDSIRKKKGWVDEIYEKEGRKIGDDAAASDDEESDDEHADDDESDDDDDDADAEDDSNDFGNMSARDWEQSDDDEVDAGDDEMEDVHEKEQEISGKVTKRDAQILKKESNVKMQVKDGSVPFVIDAPNNLKDLSSLLDCRSETEIIEIISRIRTCNSIRLAAENRRKMQVFYGVLLQYFAVLATQSPVKFKIIDTLVKPLIEMSGETPYFAAICARERLIHTRTRLCEDIKVPGKSSWPNLKTLLLLRLWSLTFPSSDFRHVVATPMLLLMCEYLMRCPIQSGRDVAVGSFLCSMVLMATKESKKFCPEAIAFLQSLLVTSLKGKVGTHLQNQINDQFMELKTLKPWLNIREQVHEVNPVNVLEIMGMDPDAPYFSSDDFKAGVLLSVAECLRGFVIIHEELSSFPEIFLPISSLLQEILDKSEVPGLLRDIFLEVIDLIKKRSDEHHASREPLRMRKKKPEPIKQLNPKFEENYIKGLDYDPDRERAQMKKLKKRLKSEKSGAMRELRKDNYFLSAVKEKERIKQEQERAEKYGKAMAFLQEQESAFKSGQLGKGKGRKRRR, encoded by the exons ATGGCGAAGACGaagcccatggcggcggcggcgggcgagaagaagaagagcaaagggaagaagaagggcaagaaCGGCCCCGCCAAGGTGGCCATgaaggcgcgcgcggcggcggcggaggagcggagCAACCCGTTCGAGGCCATCTGGTCGCGCCGCAAGTTCGACGTGCTCGGCAAGAAGCGCAagggcgaggagcggcgcgtATCGCGGGCCCGCTCGGAGGCCATCCGCAAG AGGGAGAACACGCTGCTCAAGGAGTTCGAGGAGAGCGCCAAGTCTTCCGTGTTCCACGACCGGCGTATCGGCGAGAGGGACGACACGCTGCCCGAGTTCGACAAGGCCATCCTCCGCCAGCAGCGCGAGCGATTG GCGAAGTTGAAACGCGAAAGTAAATACAATCTACCTGATGAGGATGAAGACGAAATCAATGTTCATAACCTGCTCTCGGAAAAGGACGATTTTGATGAAGAGGTGCCTTTTGATGATGCGAGTGATGAGGAAG ATAAAATGGTTCTCTCAAAGAAGCGGCTATCTCTCCAAGGTGGTGACCGCCCTTCAGAGACTGATCTGCCACAGGAAACACAT GGGCATAAGAGCAAGAAGGAAGTTATGATGGAGATTATTTCAAAGAGTAAATTTTATAAG GCCCAAAAAGCCAAGGAGAGGGAAGAGGATGAGCATCTGGTAGATAAGTTAGACAGCGACTTTGCATCATTGGCCCAGACACAGGCGCTATTGTCCTTGACAGAGTCAACTAAGGTCAAGGCGAATAAAAGTGATTCAAGTGCTGGCTTGACAGGGAAGGAGATATTTACAAAG GCAAAGTCGGACACATATGAAAAAATGGTGAAAGAAATGGTGATGGATCAACGTGCTCGTCCATCAGACAGGACTAAAACCCCTGAGGAAATTGCACAAGAAGAGAAAGAACGTCTTGAGAAGTTGGAG GAAGAGCGCCAAAAAAGAATGCTTGGAACTGCTGATTCATCTGATGAGGATGATGACAATGAGGATGATAACCACATGAAGCTGGATAACTCAAAACCTATATCTGGTGATGATCTTGGCGATTCCTTCACTGATGATTcaataagaaagaaaaagggttgGGTTGATGAAATCTATGAAAAGGAGGGTAGAAAGATtggtgatgatgcagcagcatccgatgatgaagaaagtgatgacgaaCATGCCGATGATGATGAgtctgatgatgatgacgatgatgctGATGCAGAGGATGATTCAAATGACTTCGGTAATATGTCTGCTAGAGATTGGGAGcaaagtgatgatgatgaagttGATGCAGGGGACGATGAAATGGAGGATGTTCATGAGAAGGAACAAGAGATCAGTGGTAAAGTGACGAAAAGAGATGCACAAATTTTGAAAAAAGAATCTAATGTGAAAATGCAAGTCAAGGATGGCAGTGTTCCTTTTGTTATCGATGCACCAAATAACCTGAAAGATCTATCCTCCTTGCTCGATTGTCGTTCTGAAACTGAAATAATTGAGATTATTAGTCGAATACGCACATGCAATTCAATAAGGCTTGCAGCTGAAAACCGAAGGAAAATGCAA GTTTTCTATGGTGTTCTCTTGCAGTACTTCGCAGTTTTAGCTACTCAGAGTCCAGTGAAGTTCAAAATAATCGACACACTTGTTAAGCCTTTAATTGAGATGAGCGGAGAGACTCCATATTTTGCTGCTATCTGTGCAAGAGAGCGACTTATTCATACACGCACTCGTCTATGTGAAGATATTAAGGTTCCAG GAAAGAGCAGCTGGCCAAATCTGAAGACGTTACTTCTCCTGAGATTATGGTCTCTAACTTTCCCCTCCTCTGACTTCCGCCATGTTGTAGCAACTCCAATGCTTCTACTTATGTGCGAATATCTGATGCGATGCCCTATTCAATCTGGTCGAGATGTTGCTGTCGGTTCTTTCTTGTGTTCCATGGTGCTTATG GCTACTAAAGAATCAAAGAAGTTCTGCCCTGAAGCTATTGCTTTTCTGCAATCTCTTTTGGTAACATCTCTTAAAGGAAAAGTAGGAACTCATCTGCAGAATCAG ATTAATGATCAATTTATGGAGCTCAAGACACTGAAACCATGGCTCAATATCCGTGAGCAAGTGCATGAGGTGAATCCAGTGAATGTACTAGAAATCATGGGCATGGATCCTGATGCCCCTTATTTTTCATCGGATGATTTTAA GGCTGGTGTACTCTTATCTGTGGCCGAGTGTTTAAGAGGCTTTGTTATTATACATGAAGAACTAAGCTCTTTCCCAGAAATCTTCCTTCCAATATCCTCTCTGCTGCAAGAAATTTTGGATAAATCTGAAGTGCCTGGCCTGTTACGAGACATTTTCCTTGAAGTCATTGACTTGATTAAAAAGAGAAGTGATGAGCACCATGCTTCAAGAGAGCCGCTCCGAATGCGGAAGAAGAAGCCTGAACCAATCAAGCAGTTGAATCCAAAATTCGAAGAGAA TTACATAAAGGGTCTCGATTATGATCCTGATCGAGAAAGGGCACAAATGAAGAAGCTGAAGAAACGTCTCAAGAGTGAGAAGTCAGGGGCAATGCGTGAGCTGCGCAAAGATAATTACTTCCTATCTGCTGTGAAGGAGAAAGAGAGGATTAAGCAAGAGCAAGAGAGAGCTGAGAAGTATGGAAAAGCCATGGCATTCCTTCAAGAACAGGAAAGTGCTTTCAAATCTGGACAGCTAGGGAAAGGAAAGGGCAGAAAAAGGAGGCGGTGA